A section of the Streptomyces sp. SCL15-4 genome encodes:
- a CDS encoding glycosyltransferase: MSRVVRALVYGDVDLNLIDGSAVWAQSTVQALSLAGCEVRLVLKSPVLTGRLTDPLAGLPGVSVVRPAEERLVAGQAGRPLSPVQASRLLTRLDRDEPCDLLVLRGRRIVGQVVTDGHFDGRIWAYLTDIPQSAAAMTERARAELGRIAAASRLLLCQTEELRCFLETWVPGACGRSVLCPPAVPEPGFPVPDRDRPHDPLRLVYTGKFAPLWNTLPMTRLPALLAERGVRAELHTVGDKIHDDPGHPEFQEAMHRALHDGTPGVRHHGGRPREEAMRIAAGCDLGLGWRDPRLDASLELSTKVLEFGALGLPVVLNRTPAHEALLGSDYPLYVPGRAEPEDAAEAVARAARDPEARRLAADRCRQAASRFTLTAAAGRWRAHLDRVFPPAPPAVAHRARPLRIGVAGHDLKFLTRLLDHFRALPGLDVRVDAWPALARHDQAASRELADWADVVVVEWCGPAAVWYSRHKRRGSRLVIRLHRFELDAEWPRQVDIDAVDRVVCVSPYYARRTLEHTGWPADKVVVVPNWVDADQLDRPKAPGARFRLGMIGIAPSRKRLDLGLDVLELLRAEDRRWRLSVKSKPPWEYWWIWNKPEERAHYEAILRRVQTSPLLEGAVVFDDFGADVPNWLRRVGHVLSTSDDESFHLAPAEGMASGAVPALLPWPGADEIYDRRWIHAGPRAMAEAIAGLGAGRDTWRAAAETARAQVRRTYALDRVAASWTDLLVTGRVTDGG, translated from the coding sequence ATGAGCCGAGTGGTACGGGCCCTGGTCTACGGCGACGTGGACCTCAACCTCATCGACGGCTCCGCCGTCTGGGCCCAGTCGACCGTGCAGGCGCTGTCCCTGGCCGGCTGCGAGGTCCGGCTGGTGCTCAAGTCGCCGGTGCTCACCGGCCGGCTGACCGATCCGCTGGCCGGACTGCCCGGGGTGAGCGTCGTCAGGCCCGCCGAGGAGCGGCTGGTCGCCGGACAGGCCGGCCGGCCGCTGTCCCCGGTGCAGGCCTCGCGCCTGCTCACCCGGCTCGACCGGGACGAGCCGTGCGACCTGCTCGTGCTGCGCGGGCGCCGGATCGTCGGCCAGGTCGTCACCGACGGCCACTTCGACGGACGGATCTGGGCCTACCTGACCGACATCCCGCAGTCCGCCGCCGCGATGACCGAGCGGGCCCGCGCCGAACTCGGCCGCATCGCCGCCGCCTCCCGGCTGCTGCTGTGCCAGACCGAGGAACTGCGCTGCTTCCTGGAGACCTGGGTGCCCGGGGCCTGCGGCCGCAGCGTGCTCTGCCCGCCCGCCGTCCCCGAGCCCGGCTTCCCGGTGCCGGACCGCGACCGGCCGCACGATCCGCTGCGCCTGGTCTATACCGGCAAGTTCGCCCCGCTGTGGAACACCCTGCCCATGACCCGGCTGCCCGCCCTGCTCGCCGAGCGGGGCGTCCGGGCCGAACTCCACACCGTCGGCGACAAGATCCACGACGACCCCGGCCACCCGGAGTTCCAGGAGGCCATGCACCGGGCCCTGCACGACGGCACTCCCGGCGTCCGGCACCACGGCGGCCGGCCCCGCGAGGAGGCCATGCGCATCGCCGCCGGCTGCGACCTCGGCCTCGGCTGGCGCGATCCCCGGCTCGACGCCAGCCTCGAACTGTCCACGAAGGTCCTGGAGTTCGGTGCCCTGGGCCTGCCCGTCGTGCTCAACCGCACCCCCGCGCACGAGGCACTGCTGGGCAGCGACTACCCCCTCTACGTCCCCGGCCGGGCCGAACCCGAGGACGCCGCCGAGGCCGTGGCCCGGGCCGCCCGCGATCCCGAGGCCCGCCGGCTCGCCGCCGACCGCTGCCGGCAGGCCGCGAGCCGGTTCACCCTGACGGCCGCCGCCGGCCGCTGGCGCGCCCACCTCGACCGGGTCTTCCCGCCCGCGCCCCCCGCCGTCGCCCACCGCGCCCGCCCGCTGCGGATCGGCGTCGCCGGCCACGACCTGAAGTTCCTCACCCGGCTGCTGGACCACTTCCGCGCCCTGCCCGGACTCGACGTCCGCGTGGACGCCTGGCCCGCGCTGGCCCGGCACGACCAGGCCGCGAGCCGCGAACTCGCCGACTGGGCCGATGTGGTGGTCGTCGAATGGTGCGGCCCGGCCGCCGTCTGGTACAGCCGCCACAAGCGGCGCGGCAGCCGGCTGGTGATCCGGCTGCACCGGTTCGAACTCGACGCCGAGTGGCCGCGGCAGGTCGACATCGACGCCGTCGACCGGGTCGTCTGCGTCAGCCCCTACTACGCCCGCCGCACCCTGGAACACACCGGCTGGCCCGCGGACAAGGTCGTCGTGGTGCCCAACTGGGTGGACGCCGACCAGCTCGACCGGCCCAAGGCGCCCGGCGCCCGCTTCCGCCTCGGCATGATCGGCATCGCGCCCAGCCGCAAACGCCTCGACCTCGGCCTGGACGTCCTGGAACTGCTGCGCGCCGAGGACCGGCGCTGGCGGCTGTCGGTCAAGTCCAAGCCGCCGTGGGAGTACTGGTGGATCTGGAACAAGCCGGAGGAACGCGCCCACTACGAGGCCATCCTGCGCCGCGTCCAGACCTCGCCGCTGCTCGAAGGAGCCGTCGTCTTCGACGACTTCGGCGCGGACGTGCCCAACTGGCTGCGCCGCGTCGGGCACGTGCTGTCCACCAGCGACGACGAGTCCTTCCACCTCGCCCCGGCCGAGGGCATGGCCTCCGGCGCCGTCCCCGCGTTGCTGCCGTGGCCCGGCGCCGACGAGATCTACGACCGGCGGTGGATCCACGCCGGCCCGCGGGCGATGGCCGAGGCGATCGCCGGGCTCGGCGCCGGCCGGGACACCTGGCGGGCCGCCGCCGAGACGGCCCGCGCCCAGGTACGGCGGACCTACGCGCTGGACCGGGTCGCGGCGTCCTGGACGGACCTGCTGGTGACCGGCCGGGTCACGGACGGCGGCTGA
- a CDS encoding class I SAM-dependent methyltransferase — MTDATLDRPGPPGGFLPGLDRAGRELFHTLRLGTLLTLIGDLGDPAAPLFVLDAGCGDGHVARALARCGHRVDAIDADEEAVERARAAGGGPRCALSRIDRWRSPWPYDIVLCLDVLFHLRDDAEWWAALRNLASLVRLTGRLVVTDADTPVPRARRGRLLHRPAADYRAALAPLGLGHTEFRPYGFRETEVGFHVFTRIR, encoded by the coding sequence ATGACTGACGCCACCCTCGACCGTCCCGGCCCGCCCGGCGGCTTCCTCCCCGGCCTCGACCGGGCCGGCCGCGAACTGTTCCACACCCTCCGGCTCGGCACCCTGCTCACCCTCATCGGCGACCTCGGCGACCCCGCCGCCCCGCTCTTCGTGCTCGACGCGGGCTGCGGCGACGGACACGTCGCCCGCGCCCTGGCCCGCTGCGGCCACCGCGTGGACGCCATCGACGCCGACGAGGAGGCGGTCGAACGGGCCCGCGCCGCCGGCGGCGGACCGCGCTGCGCCCTGTCCCGCATCGACCGGTGGCGCAGCCCCTGGCCGTACGACATCGTGCTCTGCCTCGACGTGCTCTTCCACCTCCGGGACGACGCCGAGTGGTGGGCCGCCCTGCGCAACCTGGCCTCCCTGGTCCGTCTCACCGGCCGGCTCGTCGTCACCGACGCGGACACGCCCGTGCCCCGGGCCCGGCGCGGCCGTCTCCTGCACCGGCCCGCGGCCGACTACCGCGCCGCGCTCGCACCCCTCGGCCTCGGCCACACCGAGTTCCGGCCGTACGGCTTCCGCGAGACCGAGGTCGGCTTCCACGTCTTCACGAGGATCCGCTGA
- the wecB gene encoding non-hydrolyzing UDP-N-acetylglucosamine 2-epimerase yields MNGVTNGPVLHVVGTRPNFVKAAPVVAALRSAGCDQTLVHTGQHYDARMSDVFFRQLGLPRPDTDLGVGSGSHAGQTADLLVALEAELTARAPALVVVYGDVNSTLAAALAAAKLGVPVAHVEAGLRSFDMTMPEEVNRRLVDQLAGLLFATSPEAVGHLAREGADPARVHFVGNPMIDTLLTHLDLFDPAAARAAHRLPERYGVVTLHRPANVDDPGAARAAARALTEAARHLDLAIPLHPRGRDALRAAGLDGAPGVHLLEPLGYLEFMSLVRGAAAVITDSGGVQEETTVLGVPCLTLRTTTERPVTVTHGTNRLVGPGELVPALCKALDGAPAAPAEGPPLWDGKAGPRIARLITQWLEHHD; encoded by the coding sequence CAGACCCTGGTGCACACCGGACAGCACTACGACGCCCGGATGTCGGACGTGTTCTTCCGCCAGCTGGGGCTGCCCCGGCCGGACACCGACCTCGGCGTCGGCTCCGGCAGCCACGCCGGGCAGACCGCCGACCTGCTGGTGGCCCTGGAGGCCGAGCTGACCGCCCGCGCCCCGGCCCTCGTCGTGGTCTACGGCGACGTCAACTCCACGCTCGCCGCCGCCCTGGCCGCCGCCAAGCTGGGCGTGCCCGTCGCCCATGTCGAGGCCGGCCTGCGCAGCTTCGACATGACGATGCCGGAGGAGGTCAACCGGCGCCTGGTCGACCAGCTCGCCGGGCTGCTGTTCGCCACCAGCCCCGAAGCCGTCGGCCACCTCGCCCGCGAGGGCGCCGACCCGGCCCGGGTGCACTTCGTCGGCAACCCGATGATCGACACCCTGCTCACCCACCTGGACCTGTTCGACCCGGCCGCCGCCCGCGCCGCGCACCGGCTGCCCGAGCGCTACGGCGTCGTCACCCTGCACCGCCCGGCCAACGTCGACGACCCCGGTGCCGCCCGCGCCGCCGCCCGCGCGCTCACCGAGGCCGCCCGCCACCTCGACCTCGCCATCCCGCTGCACCCGCGCGGCCGGGACGCGCTGCGCGCGGCCGGACTGGACGGCGCGCCCGGCGTGCACCTCCTCGAACCCCTCGGCTACCTCGAGTTCATGAGCCTGGTGCGCGGCGCCGCCGCCGTCATCACCGACTCCGGCGGGGTGCAGGAGGAGACCACCGTGCTCGGCGTGCCCTGTCTGACGCTGCGCACCACCACCGAACGCCCCGTCACCGTCACCCACGGCACCAACCGCCTCGTCGGCCCCGGCGAACTGGTCCCCGCCCTGTGCAAGGCACTCGACGGCGCCCCGGCCGCGCCCGCCGAGGGACCGCCGCTGTGGGACGGCAAGGCCGGCCCCCGGATAGCCCGCCTGATCACCCAGTGGCTGGAGCACCATGACTGA